Proteins from a single region of Primulina tabacum isolate GXHZ01 chromosome 5, ASM2559414v2, whole genome shotgun sequence:
- the LOC142544166 gene encoding protein FAR1-RELATED SEQUENCE 5-like produces the protein MGLSWAINLRALDMGRKFGPDLDGFIPGLSNFLFDFVGFYFYVAIDLKQAKNFIDTFRFLMDYSSNIEFKPKIGMKFDSLDESWKFWVEYGGKTGFGVRKHYFNKNKNTGFITSYKYICCKEGVRKNDKRESSTLNPRLETRTNCKVRMSVTFVDSKYKINEFIEEHNHPLHIQETVHILSSQRKITEVQAYEIDLAEDVELKQKSNFQLMSKHAGRIDGLGYTMLDAKNYIRSKRQRSMVYGEVGCLMRYFQQQLSKNQSFYHANQMDVEEQITNVFWADARMLIDYEYFGDVVSLDTTYCTNRAYRPLAIFSGFNHHRGAVIFGAALLYDETASSFKWLFETFLEAHKQKKPLTIFTDQDQAMAKALQDVMPEVFHGLCTWHLMQNGIKHLGNLMKDGSHFLTDFKRCMYGIDDETRFEEAWSVVLVQYNIQENTWLQSTYNIKEKWAACYINKAFTLGMRSTQLSESVNSDIKSCMKPDLDIMQFFKHFEQVLEEKRYNELRCEFETRQKLPRLKLESSPMLRQLSEIYTLTIFHLFQVEFVLFAAAYIKYKNETQPLFEYVVGRIDKEGEWRVTFNPSTKMISCSCRKFEMTGLLCCHAVKVYDVQDVKKLPEHYILNRWTRKARSGVVHDCMGNEVEENPKRESTERYRKLCMMLVRLATEASVHPSTFSLVHNSVCDLTKQVMEMRLTEVSQDNNSGVRTSSIGPSMIQAKGFKKRNGVKKSRRFKSWVELQAKRIKTNLRVEDIGTHDELPVSCSAPPVPHACLQTTGSQFNFTELLMAQFDHPHHSLEAMDFNGDISNNALE, from the exons ATCGAATTCAAGCCTAAGATTGGTATGAAATTTGATAGTCTAGACGAGTCTTGGAAGTTTTGGGTTGAATATGGTGGGAAAACTGGATTTGGAGTTAGGAAGCATTATTTTAACAAGAACAAGAACACTGGATTTATAACTTCGTATAAATATATTTGTTGCAAGGAGGGTGTTCGTAAAAATGACAAAAGAGAATCATCGACACTCAATCCTCGGCTTGAGACTCGAACAAATTGTAAAGTAAGAATGAGTGTCACATTTGTGGATagtaaatataaaattaatgagTTTATCGAAGAGCATAATCACCCACTCCATATTCAAGAAACAGTTCATATATTGTCTTCCCAACGTAAAATTACAGAAGTTCAAGCCTATGAGATTGATTTGGCAGAGGATGTTGAGCTtaaacaaaaatcaaattttcagtTGATGAGTAAGCATGCAGGGAGAATAGATGGTCTTGGTTATACAATGTTGGATGCTAAAAATTATATTCGGTCCAAAAGACAAAGAAGTATGGTATATGGGGAAGTTGGTTGTCTGATGCGATATTTTCAACAACAATTATCTAAAAATCAATCATTTTACCATGctaatcagatggatgtggAGGAACAGATAACAAATGTTTTTTGGGCTGATGCGAGAATGCTAATCGACTATGAGTATTTTGGTGATGTTGTGTCACTAGATACCACGTATTGTACGAACCGTGCATACCGACCACTTGCTATCTTCTCAGGTTTCAATCATCATAGAGGAGCAGTGATTTTTGGTGCAGCACTTTTGTATGATGAGACTGCATCATCATTTAAATGGTTGTTCGAAACTTTTTTAGAGGCACACAAGCAAAAAAAGCCTCTCACTATCTTCACTGATCAGGATCAAGCTATGGCAAAGGCCTTACAGGATGTGATGCCTGAGGTATTTCATGGATTGTGCACATGgcatttgatgcaaaatggCATCAAACACTTGGGAAACTTGATGAAAGATGGTTCTCACTTCTTAACTGATTTTAAGAGATGCATGTATGGCATTGACGATGAGACCCGATTCGAGGAGGCTTGGAGTGTTGTACTTGTACAATATAATATTCAAGAAAACACATGGTTGCAATCCACTTACAATATAAAGGAGAAATGGGCAGCTTGTTACATTAACAAGGCTTTCACACTTGGTATGAGAAGCACACAACTCAGTGAAAGtgtcaattctgatatcaagaGTTGTATGAAACCCGACTTAGATATAATGCAATTTTTTAAGCACTTCGAACAGGTCTTGGAGGAAAAGCGGTACAATGAGCTAAGATGTGAATTTGAGACACGTCAAAAATTACCGAGATTAAAGCTAGAGAGTTCTCCTATGTTGCGTCAACTTTCTGAAATTTATACCCTCACTATCTTTCATCTATTTCAAGTAGAGTTTGTTTTGTTCGCAGCTGcttacataaaatataaaaatgaaacTCAACCATTATTTGAATATGTTGTCGGACGAATTGATAAAGAAGGAGAATGGAGGGTGACATTTAATCCTAGCACAAAGATGATTTCATGTAGTTGCCGAAAATTCGAGATGACTGGATTATTGTGTTGTCATGCTGTGAAAGTATATGATGTGCAGGACGTAAAAAAACTGCCAGAGCATTATATCTTGAATAGATGGACGAGAAAAGCTAGGAGTGGGGTGGTACACGATTGTATGGGCAATGAAGTCGAAGAAAATCCCAAACGAGAAAGTACAGAACGATATAGAAAACTTTGTATGATGCTCGTCAGACTGGCAACCGAAGCCTCCGTCCACCCATCAACTTTCTCTTTGGTGCATAATTCGGTATGTGATCTAACCAAGCAAGTCATGGAAATGCGTTTGACTGAAGTGAGCCAAGACAACAATAGTGGTGTCAGGACATCATCGATAGGACCTTCTATGATACAAGCAAAAGGATTCAAGAAAAGAAATGGTGTGAAAAAGTCAAGAAGGTTCAAGAGTTGGGTAGAACTTCAAGCAAAACGAATAAAAACAAATTTGAGAGTCGAG GACATCGGAACACATGATGAATTACCCGTATCTTGTTCAGCACCTCCGGTACCTCATGCATGTCTTCAAACAACTGGAAGTCAATTCAATTTCACTGAATTATTAATG gcacaatttgatcatcctcACCATTCTCTTGAAGCCATGGATTTCAATGGAGATATATCCAATAATGCTCTTGAGTAG